The following proteins come from a genomic window of Achromobacter sp. AONIH1:
- a CDS encoding SH3 domain-containing protein yields the protein MLHVIVTTAHANEGLFPTYPQGTAVDLLAPCDEFFDWHACRIQGRDTYVYVHMLRDGALAADYNPTELDVAPGDHLEVLGIQGAWLHARDAARGRSGWIPAEKTRTVTA from the coding sequence ATGCTGCACGTCATCGTCACCACCGCCCACGCCAACGAGGGCCTTTTTCCGACCTACCCGCAGGGCACAGCCGTGGACTTGCTGGCGCCCTGCGACGAGTTCTTCGACTGGCATGCCTGCCGCATCCAGGGACGCGACACCTATGTCTACGTCCACATGCTGCGCGACGGCGCGCTCGCGGCGGACTACAACCCGACCGAACTGGACGTGGCGCCGGGCGATCACCTGGAGGTGCTGGGCATCCAGGGCGCCTGGCTGCATGCGCGCGATGCGGCGCGTGGCCGCAGCGGATGGATTCCGGCCGAGAAGACGCGCACTGTGACGGCCTGA
- a CDS encoding STN domain-containing protein, with amino-acid sequence MALALPLALTGALAAPSAARAVAPSDARQGFDIPAQDLRAALEAFDTATGISVLYGSDLSAGRRSSALRGHYAPDAALRLLLEGTGLIAQAVGDKAFVLRPTPSAQSGGAVSAQARHRRAFEAQLQQRVLDALCRQPASAPGIYRAALALRVDRQGQIGSVRLLDSTGSAARDAAIRAALQGLPVGEPSGDPGKAYVVLVLPRESRKPADCASAP; translated from the coding sequence ATGGCGCTGGCCTTGCCGTTGGCGCTGACTGGCGCGCTGGCGGCGCCGTCGGCGGCACGGGCCGTCGCGCCCTCGGATGCGCGGCAGGGGTTCGACATTCCCGCCCAGGATCTGCGCGCGGCGCTGGAAGCTTTCGACACCGCGACGGGCATTTCGGTGCTGTATGGATCGGACCTGTCCGCTGGACGCCGGTCGTCGGCGCTGCGCGGACACTATGCGCCGGACGCGGCGCTGCGTCTGTTGCTGGAGGGCACGGGCCTGATCGCGCAGGCGGTCGGCGACAAGGCTTTCGTGCTGCGGCCCACGCCCAGCGCGCAGTCCGGCGGCGCGGTGTCGGCGCAGGCGCGGCATCGCCGGGCCTTCGAGGCGCAGTTGCAGCAGCGCGTGCTGGACGCCCTGTGCCGGCAGCCGGCCAGCGCGCCGGGCATCTACCGCGCGGCGCTGGCGCTGCGGGTCGACCGGCAAGGGCAGATCGGTTCGGTGCGCCTGCTGGATTCCACGGGCAGCGCGGCGCGCGACGCGGCGATACGCGCGGCCTTGCAGGGCTTGCCGGTGGGCGAGCCGTCCGGCGATCCGGGCAAGGCCTACGTGGTGCTGGTGTTGCCGCGCGAGAGCCGCAAGCCGGCGGACTGCGCCAGCGCGCCCTAG
- a CDS encoding RNA polymerase sigma factor: protein MSAPGFSALRDLIVQRYDDLKRRLTHRLGSADLAGEALHDTWLRLEQSQPDGTQTQAVKTPLAYVMRMASNAAVDRIRSEHRHLSGTELDLLVDELVDQNPGPARQAMGRAELEALSSVIDAMPARRREILIAVRVHEMPLQDAARHFGISPRVVSRELKAAHDFCAARMGR from the coding sequence ATGAGCGCTCCCGGATTCTCCGCGTTGCGCGACCTGATCGTGCAGCGCTATGACGACCTCAAGCGCCGCCTCACGCACCGGCTCGGCTCGGCCGATCTGGCGGGCGAGGCGCTGCACGATACCTGGCTGCGTCTTGAACAGTCGCAGCCCGACGGGACGCAGACGCAGGCGGTGAAGACGCCGCTGGCCTATGTCATGCGGATGGCGTCGAACGCCGCCGTGGACCGTATCCGTTCGGAGCACCGCCATCTGAGCGGCACGGAACTGGATCTGCTGGTCGACGAACTGGTGGACCAGAATCCCGGTCCGGCGCGCCAGGCGATGGGGCGGGCCGAGCTGGAGGCCCTGTCCAGCGTGATCGACGCCATGCCCGCGCGGCGGCGCGAGATCCTGATCGCCGTGCGCGTGCACGAGATGCCCTTGCAGGACGCAGCCCGCCATTTCGGCATTTCGCCGCGCGTGGTCAGCCGCGAACTGAAGGCGGCGCACGATTTCTGCGCGGCACGGATGGGACGTTGA
- a CDS encoding FecR domain-containing protein: MRHLFGARPGSEIDRIAREWVQRVALRQMTAAQADALRQWCQADPRHGAAFAEAHRLWQGMAPAAALSEARGRERRLSRPARRAFLGAGLACAATGAGVAVVAPPFGLWPSWRELGADYRTAKGEQRRVVLPGAAVLDLNTRTSVALRAAGVELISGEAAISLAGASSPFTVSAAGGRVMARDAVFELRHTDGSVCVTCLSGAVEVALASGGATLAAAQQLVYDAAGLQPARALDADDLPAWRDGFLRFRQAPLAEVLDEINRYRSGRVILMAQSLAARPVSVRVELARLDTAIAQIRENFQLDATALPGGVLLLG; this comes from the coding sequence ATGCGTCACCTGTTTGGCGCCCGGCCGGGCTCGGAGATCGATCGCATCGCGCGGGAGTGGGTGCAGCGCGTCGCGCTGCGGCAGATGACGGCGGCGCAGGCCGATGCCTTGCGCCAGTGGTGCCAGGCGGACCCCAGGCATGGCGCGGCCTTCGCCGAGGCGCATCGGCTGTGGCAGGGCATGGCGCCGGCGGCGGCGCTGAGCGAGGCGCGCGGCCGCGAGCGGCGTCTGTCGCGTCCGGCGCGTCGCGCCTTTCTCGGCGCGGGCCTGGCGTGCGCCGCGACGGGGGCGGGCGTGGCCGTGGTTGCGCCGCCATTCGGCCTGTGGCCGTCCTGGCGCGAATTGGGCGCCGACTATCGCACCGCCAAGGGCGAGCAGCGCCGCGTCGTATTGCCGGGGGCCGCCGTGCTGGATCTGAACACGCGCACCAGCGTCGCGCTGCGCGCCGCCGGCGTCGAGCTGATCAGCGGCGAGGCCGCGATCTCGCTGGCCGGCGCGAGCAGTCCGTTCACCGTCAGCGCGGCCGGCGGCCGCGTCATGGCGCGGGACGCGGTTTTCGAACTGCGGCACACCGACGGCAGCGTCTGCGTGACCTGCCTGTCCGGCGCGGTCGAGGTGGCGCTGGCGAGCGGCGGCGCGACCCTGGCGGCGGCGCAGCAGCTGGTCTATGACGCGGCGGGCCTGCAGCCCGCGCGCGCGCTGGATGCCGACGATCTGCCGGCCTGGCGCGATGGCTTCCTGCGCTTCCGGCAGGCGCCCTTGGCCGAGGTGCTGGACGAGATCAACCGCTATCGCTCCGGCCGCGTCATCCTGATGGCGCAATCGCTGGCCGCCAGGCCCGTCAGCGTGCGGGTGGAGCTGGCGCGGCTGGACACGGCCATCGCGCAGATTCGCGAGAACTTCCAGCTCGACGCCACCGCCTTGCCCGGCGGCGTGCTGCTGCTGGGTTGA